A genomic window from Maylandia zebra isolate NMK-2024a linkage group LG20, Mzebra_GT3a, whole genome shotgun sequence includes:
- the naa10 gene encoding N-alpha-acetyltransferase 10 isoform X1, translated as MNIRNARPEDLMNMQHCNLLCLPENYQMKYYFYHGLSWPQLSYIAEDENGKIVGYVLAKMEEDPDDVPHGHITSLAVKRSHRRLGLAQKLMDQASRAMIENFNAKYVSLHVRKSNRAALHLYSNTLKFQISEVEPKYYADGEDAYAMKRDLAHMADEGPLVISQLRKPGARVPGQEAQSGQSPSGSGDHERESERDSGGESKELSEVSEATESTDVKDSSSDSQ; from the exons ATGAACATACGAAACGCACGG CCGGAGGACCTAATGAACATGCAGCACTGTAACCTGCTGTGTCTTCCAGAAAATTATCAGATGAAATACTACTTCTATCACGGCTTGTCATGGCCACAG CTCTCATATATAGCAGAGGATGAAAATGGGAAAATTGTGGGATATGTGCTCGCAAAGAT GGAGGAGGACCCAGATGATGTACCTCATGGACACATAACATCCCTG GCAGTAAAGCGGTCCCACCGACGTCTGGGACTGGCTCAGAAGCTGATGGATCAAGCCAGTCGGGCCATGATAGAAAACTTCAATGCTAAATATGTCTCACTTCATGTTCGCAAGAG CAACCGAGCTGCCCTGCACCTGTACTCAAACACACTTAAATTCCA GATTAGTGAAGTAGAGCCCAAATACTACGCAGATGGGGAGGATGCCTACGCCATGAAAAGAGACCTGGCCCACATGGCTGATGagg gtccCCTGGTCATCTCACAGCTGAGGAAACCCGGAGCACGCGTGCCGGGTCAAGAGGCACAATCTGGCCAAAGTCCGTCGGGGTCCGGTGACCATgagagagaaagcgagagagaCAGCGGAGGAGAGAGCAAAGAGCTGAGCGAAGTCAGCGAGGCAACAGAAAGCACAGATGTTAAAGATTCCTCTTCTGATTCACAGTGA
- the naa10 gene encoding N-alpha-acetyltransferase 10 isoform X2 encodes MNIRNARPEDLMNMQHCNLLCLPENYQMKYYFYHGLSWPQLSYIAEDENGKIVGYVLAKMEEDPDDVPHGHITSLAVKRSHRRLGLAQKLMDQASRAMIENFNAKYVSLHVRKSNRAALHLYSNTLKFQISEVEPKYYADGEDAYAMKRDLAHMADELRKPGARVPGQEAQSGQSPSGSGDHERESERDSGGESKELSEVSEATESTDVKDSSSDSQ; translated from the exons ATGAACATACGAAACGCACGG CCGGAGGACCTAATGAACATGCAGCACTGTAACCTGCTGTGTCTTCCAGAAAATTATCAGATGAAATACTACTTCTATCACGGCTTGTCATGGCCACAG CTCTCATATATAGCAGAGGATGAAAATGGGAAAATTGTGGGATATGTGCTCGCAAAGAT GGAGGAGGACCCAGATGATGTACCTCATGGACACATAACATCCCTG GCAGTAAAGCGGTCCCACCGACGTCTGGGACTGGCTCAGAAGCTGATGGATCAAGCCAGTCGGGCCATGATAGAAAACTTCAATGCTAAATATGTCTCACTTCATGTTCGCAAGAG CAACCGAGCTGCCCTGCACCTGTACTCAAACACACTTAAATTCCA GATTAGTGAAGTAGAGCCCAAATACTACGCAGATGGGGAGGATGCCTACGCCATGAAAAGAGACCTGGCCCACATGGCTGATGag CTGAGGAAACCCGGAGCACGCGTGCCGGGTCAAGAGGCACAATCTGGCCAAAGTCCGTCGGGGTCCGGTGACCATgagagagaaagcgagagagaCAGCGGAGGAGAGAGCAAAGAGCTGAGCGAAGTCAGCGAGGCAACAGAAAGCACAGATGTTAAAGATTCCTCTTCTGATTCACAGTGA